From Candidatus Polarisedimenticolaceae bacterium, the proteins below share one genomic window:
- a CDS encoding HIT domain-containing protein, which yields MSDDYYCDSILTGRVPVQVVAETENVLAFHHVFQSWETHIVVIPKKHVRNLVEVEDPGLFAELFRVVVRIIKEQRFTESNYKVITNGGSYQSNQHLHIHLVSGKPLDPENPAQKGELAV from the coding sequence ATGAGCGACGACTACTACTGCGATTCCATCTTGACCGGACGCGTTCCCGTCCAGGTGGTGGCGGAGACCGAGAATGTCCTCGCATTCCATCACGTGTTCCAAAGCTGGGAGACCCACATCGTGGTCATCCCGAAGAAGCACGTGCGCAACCTCGTCGAGGTTGAGGATCCTGGCCTCTTCGCCGAGTTGTTTCGGGTCGTGGTTCGCATCATCAAGGAGCAGAGGTTCACCGAGTCGAACTACAAGGTGATCACCAACGGCGGCTCATACCAGAGCAACCAGCACCTCCACATCCACCTTGTGTCTGGTAAGCCACTCGACCCAGAAAACCCAGCGCAAAAGGGTGAACTTGCTGTCTGA